One Syntrophorhabdaceae bacterium genomic region harbors:
- a CDS encoding ABC transporter substrate-binding protein → MKRISILVLILVLFSIPSYGKESIKIGLIVPLTGDVKTFGESAKNGFLMAIEEYSKKGKYTIIPVIADDRNDPTEGANAALKLITQDKVIAISGPLTSKVAIPVSDIANNHKVPMVTGTATNPKVTVYEGKRKPYVFRACFIDPFQGTVAANFALKDIKAKTAAVLYDVGNDYSKGLAEYFKTTFTKANGSIVAYESYQKDDVDFSALITKVQVKKPDVIYLPDYYNKVALIARQIREKGMKSVLIGGDGWDSPELLKIAGSSIEGGYFTNHYSSDRKDPVSEAFIKLYREKHRVIPDTFAALSYDATSMLLKAIDNSKTKKPEDIIRYLSTLKNYNGITGKITFDKNGDAVKSVVILKVDKNGARYMTTVNP, encoded by the coding sequence ATGAAAAGGATTTCGATTTTAGTTTTAATTCTTGTGTTATTCTCAATCCCATCCTATGGGAAGGAATCTATAAAGATAGGGCTTATTGTGCCATTAACAGGTGATGTAAAGACCTTTGGAGAGTCAGCAAAGAACGGCTTTTTAATGGCAATAGAAGAGTATTCCAAGAAAGGTAAATATACCATAATACCTGTTATTGCCGATGACAGAAATGACCCCACAGAAGGTGCAAATGCTGCCTTGAAACTCATTACCCAAGACAAGGTCATAGCCATAAGCGGACCACTTACATCCAAGGTTGCCATACCTGTGAGCGACATAGCAAACAACCATAAGGTCCCAATGGTTACAGGGACGGCAACAAACCCCAAGGTGACTGTATATGAAGGAAAGAGAAAGCCCTATGTATTCAGGGCATGCTTTATAGACCCTTTTCAAGGGACTGTGGCAGCAAACTTTGCATTAAAGGACATAAAGGCTAAGACAGCAGCGGTTCTCTATGATGTGGGGAATGATTACTCAAAAGGTCTTGCAGAATATTTCAAAACCACCTTTACAAAGGCCAACGGCAGCATTGTGGCATATGAATCCTATCAAAAGGATGATGTGGATTTTTCTGCGCTCATTACAAAGGTTCAGGTAAAAAAACCTGATGTTATTTATCTGCCTGATTATTATAACAAGGTTGCACTTATTGCAAGGCAGATAAGGGAAAAGGGTATGAAGTCTGTCCTCATCGGCGGCGATGGCTGGGATTCCCCAGAACTCTTAAAGATAGCAGGTAGTTCCATAGAAGGAGGTTATTTTACCAACCACTACTCCTCTGATAGAAAAGACCCTGTATCAGAGGCATTCATAAAGCTCTACAGGGAAAAGCACAGGGTGATCCCCGATACCTTTGCTGCATTGAGCTATGATGCCACAAGCATGCTTTTAAAGGCCATAGATAATTCTAAAACAAAAAAGCCAGAGGATATCATTAGATATCTAAGCACACTGAAAAACTACAATGGTATTACAGGCAAGATAACCTTTGATAAAAACGGCGATGCCGTAAAATCCGTAGTTATATTAAAGGTGGATAAGAACGGTGCAAGATACATGACTACTGTTAACCCTTAA
- a CDS encoding branched-chain amino acid ABC transporter permease, with the protein MDTIGYILQQCINGLQLGAVYALIALGYTMVYGILRLINFAHGDIFMLGAFVAYFLIAKFGIPIYLVFIITMLSCAIAGYLIEKIAYKPLRDAPKISLLITAVGVSLFLEYFLSLNAIFTPNYIAFPRPFHVEVFDLHLFTITNVQIIIFIITFISLFLLYLLIYKTNYGRAMRAVSHDRETAALMGIGIDGIISFTFIVGASLAGVGGILYGIAYPQINVFMGIMPGIKSFIAAVLGGIGVIHGAVIGGLIIGVCEVFVSAFLSSTFRDGVIFIILFAVLLFRPSGIFGKRIEKV; encoded by the coding sequence GTGGATACAATTGGCTATATTTTGCAGCAATGTATAAACGGCTTACAGCTCGGTGCAGTATATGCCTTAATCGCCTTGGGATACACCATGGTTTACGGTATTTTAAGGCTTATAAACTTTGCCCATGGTGATATATTCATGCTCGGTGCATTTGTGGCGTATTTTCTTATTGCCAAATTCGGTATCCCCATATACCTCGTATTCATCATAACCATGCTTTCCTGTGCCATTGCAGGCTATCTCATAGAAAAGATAGCCTATAAACCCTTAAGGGATGCACCGAAGATATCACTACTTATCACTGCAGTGGGCGTCTCCTTGTTTCTCGAATATTTTTTAAGCCTTAATGCCATATTTACACCGAATTATATAGCCTTTCCAAGACCCTTTCATGTGGAAGTCTTTGACCTCCACTTGTTCACCATAACCAATGTCCAGATCATCATATTCATCATCACTTTCATATCCCTTTTTCTTTTATACCTGCTCATCTATAAGACAAACTACGGCAGGGCCATGAGGGCAGTATCCCATGACAGGGAGACAGCAGCGCTTATGGGCATAGGCATAGACGGCATAATATCATTTACATTTATAGTGGGTGCATCTCTTGCAGGTGTGGGCGGCATCCTATACGGCATTGCCTATCCCCAGATAAATGTTTTTATGGGGATCATGCCGGGCATAAAGTCCTTTATTGCTGCGGTCTTGGGTGGGATAGGCGTTATCCATGGGGCTGTGATCGGAGGGCTCATCATAGGTGTATGTGAGGTATTCGTGTCTGCTTTTCTCTCTTCCACATTTAGGGATGGTGTAATATTCATCATACTCTTTGCGGTTCTGCTTTTCAGACCCAGCGGCATATTTGGTAAAAGGATAGAAAAGGTATGA
- a CDS encoding branched-chain amino acid ABC transporter permease: MRFFKESKIFIITALSIYIIMKLLFYFHVLSPYIQQICLYAIIVALTSLGLNVIYGYTGQFSLGHAAFYGIGAYTSAYLTRVLGLESAVSFIPVLIFCGIVSGFIGYLIGIPILRLKDDFLAIATLGFGTLVRVFLDNSDRFADVLGGSRGFVGIPRITNLELVFFSLIFIVLITRNLIHSRYGLFWQCIKDDELAASSVGINTASMKLMAFTYGCMLAGFGGALYANLYTFLHPSNFDILRSIDFLIIVIIGGMGSIMGTIYASILWVGFIEGLRIILPAHILDLRWVFIPILLIVLMMWRPYGIMVRKSK; this comes from the coding sequence ATGAGGTTTTTCAAGGAATCGAAGATTTTCATCATAACTGCCTTATCCATCTATATCATTATGAAGCTACTTTTTTATTTCCATGTCCTGTCACCTTATATTCAACAGATCTGCCTATACGCCATCATAGTTGCCCTAACCTCACTGGGATTAAATGTCATATATGGTTATACAGGTCAGTTTTCACTGGGTCATGCAGCCTTTTACGGCATAGGTGCATATACTTCTGCATATCTAACAAGGGTTCTTGGTTTGGAAAGCGCTGTTTCCTTTATCCCTGTCTTGATATTCTGCGGGATAGTATCAGGTTTTATAGGCTATTTGATAGGCATACCAATCTTAAGGCTCAAGGATGACTTTTTGGCTATTGCCACCCTTGGTTTTGGCACCCTTGTAAGGGTATTTCTCGATAATTCTGATAGATTTGCCGATGTCCTGGGTGGTTCAAGGGGCTTTGTAGGTATCCCAAGGATTACCAACCTTGAGCTTGTATTTTTTTCCCTTATTTTTATAGTCCTTATTACAAGAAATCTCATCCACTCCCGTTATGGGCTCTTCTGGCAGTGCATCAAGGATGACGAGCTTGCTGCCTCATCAGTAGGGATAAATACAGCAAGCATGAAACTCATGGCATTTACTTACGGCTGTATGCTCGCTGGTTTTGGCGGTGCCTTATATGCCAATCTATATACCTTTCTCCACCCGTCAAATTTTGACATCCTGAGGTCCATTGATTTTCTCATAATAGTAATCATAGGCGGGATGGGGAGTATTATGGGGACCATCTATGCCAGCATCTTATGGGTGGGTTTTATTGAGGGTTTGAGGATAATCCTTCCTGCCCATATCCTTGATTTGAGATGGGTTTTTATTCCCATCTTGCTTATCGTCCTTATGATGTGGAGACCATACGGTATTATGGTAAGAAAATCAAAATAG
- a CDS encoding ABC transporter ATP-binding protein: MKILEVMDLEKSFGGVKAVDSISFHIYEGETFGIIGPNGAGKTTMFNLITGLYRPDHGSIIFFQRDITNEPPYRLSHVGIARTFQNLRLFKSLTVLQNVMSSILSKKNYHVFSALFRTNKFTETEKKAEGKARELIDFFGLSGKEDYLASSLSYGEQRRLEFARALCAEPKLILFDEPGAGMNPKEISLLAETIRTIKERYSVTIAIIEHQMNLIMNISDRIMVMDFGEKIMEGTPEEVKKDKRVIEAYLGEEFNG, encoded by the coding sequence ATGAAGATACTGGAAGTCATGGATCTGGAAAAGAGTTTCGGCGGTGTTAAGGCAGTAGACAGCATATCCTTTCATATATATGAAGGGGAGACCTTTGGTATAATAGGTCCCAACGGAGCCGGCAAGACCACCATGTTTAACCTCATCACAGGCCTCTATAGGCCTGACCATGGCAGTATTATATTCTTCCAAAGGGATATAACAAATGAGCCTCCCTATAGACTGTCACATGTGGGTATTGCAAGGACTTTTCAGAACCTGAGATTGTTTAAAAGCCTCACGGTTCTCCAGAATGTCATGTCATCTATATTGAGCAAAAAAAACTATCATGTCTTTTCTGCCCTGTTCAGGACCAATAAATTTACAGAGACGGAAAAAAAGGCAGAGGGTAAGGCAAGGGAATTGATTGATTTTTTTGGACTTTCAGGAAAAGAGGACTACCTTGCGTCGAGCTTATCATACGGTGAGCAGAGGAGGCTTGAATTTGCCAGGGCACTGTGTGCCGAGCCAAAACTCATCCTTTTTGATGAACCAGGGGCAGGCATGAACCCAAAAGAGATATCTCTGCTTGCAGAGACCATAAGGACAATAAAGGAAAGATACTCTGTTACCATTGCCATAATAGAACATCAGATGAACCTCATAATGAATATATCGGACAGGATCATGGTTATGGACTTTGGTGAAAAGATCATGGAGGGAACACCTGAGGAGGTAAAAAAGGATAAGAGGGTGATTGAGGCATATTTAGGTGAAGAATTTAATGGATGA
- a CDS encoding ABC transporter ATP-binding protein encodes MTNKLMLLKIEAITVDYGAINALKNVSLVLNQGEIVSVIGANGAGKTTLLKTISGIIRPVFGNVEFDGIQLTNMRPEKIVRAGVVMVPEGRKIFPDLTVKENLELGGYIIKDRHLKKELLELVLTTFPRLKERLRQHGGTLSGGEQQMLAMGRALMGNPRLMLLDEPSMGLSPIMTKEIFGLIDLIRRKKNISIILVEQNAHMALEHSQRSYVLENGEITMEGSSSEIKYNPKIIDAYLGV; translated from the coding sequence ATGACCAATAAACTTATGCTATTAAAAATAGAGGCCATTACTGTTGACTATGGAGCTATAAATGCATTAAAGAATGTCTCACTTGTGCTAAACCAGGGTGAGATTGTATCTGTTATAGGAGCGAACGGTGCAGGAAAGACCACCCTTTTAAAGACCATCTCAGGGATCATAAGGCCTGTTTTTGGTAATGTGGAATTTGACGGGATACAACTAACCAATATGAGGCCTGAAAAGATAGTAAGGGCAGGGGTCGTAATGGTGCCGGAGGGTAGAAAAATATTCCCTGACCTTACAGTGAAGGAAAACCTTGAGCTTGGTGGATATATTATAAAGGACAGACATCTAAAAAAAGAACTTTTGGAACTGGTTCTTACTACCTTTCCGAGGCTTAAAGAACGCCTCAGACAGCATGGCGGCACATTAAGCGGTGGTGAACAGCAGATGCTTGCCATGGGCAGGGCATTGATGGGCAATCCAAGGCTTATGCTCCTTGACGAGCCATCCATGGGTCTCTCTCCTATTATGACAAAAGAGATCTTTGGCCTCATAGACCTTATCAGGAGGAAAAAAAACATATCAATAATACTGGTGGAACAGAATGCCCACATGGCGCTTGAGCATTCCCAGAGGTCATATGTCCTTGAGAATGGAGAGATAACCATGGAAGGTAGCTCTTCTGAGATAAAGTATAATCCCAAGATCATAGATGCCTACCTTGGTGTTTAA